The Mycolicibacterium smegmatis genome has a window encoding:
- a CDS encoding acyl-CoA--6-aminopenicillanic acid acyl-transferase produces MRVLRLAGTAHERGVAYGEHTRDEIRECIQVYQRWFESFANISWPAARELGKPYRDWLCATDPDLSEEIDGIAAGADLPVADIIALNFRTEIAYGASGLMSASECTSLGVPPVSTTNGHVYLAENWDWLADTLPLTLMLEFEPVDGLRMVTVTEAGMVAKFGMNSDGVGLCVNLLGSNVNRVGGSFHTLARGVLQSRSALEAVWSVTGSERGGSGNYVIGSSSGEIVDLEYSPSGYTLHFPDHGYVAHANHFLGKQAGVLDRTQILRNISPGSYFRQARAEHLLSDAVSSTGINVKEIQSILGDHQGEPEGICRHGGPVGTHQVLGRTNVSVVMDLTDLTMYLGHGFGCSAAIEQYQLTAAQFSKV; encoded by the coding sequence ATGAGGGTGCTGCGACTGGCGGGCACCGCGCATGAGCGCGGTGTCGCCTACGGTGAACACACCCGCGACGAGATCCGGGAGTGTATCCAGGTATATCAACGGTGGTTCGAATCGTTTGCGAACATCTCCTGGCCGGCGGCCCGTGAGCTCGGGAAGCCGTACCGGGATTGGCTGTGCGCCACCGACCCCGACCTCAGCGAAGAGATCGACGGGATCGCTGCGGGGGCCGACCTTCCGGTCGCCGACATCATCGCGTTGAACTTCCGGACCGAAATAGCCTACGGCGCATCCGGGTTGATGTCGGCCAGCGAGTGCACCTCGCTGGGGGTGCCCCCGGTCAGCACCACCAACGGTCACGTGTATCTGGCCGAGAACTGGGACTGGCTGGCCGACACCTTGCCGTTGACGTTGATGCTCGAGTTCGAGCCGGTCGACGGTCTGCGGATGGTCACGGTCACCGAGGCCGGCATGGTGGCCAAGTTCGGGATGAACTCCGATGGTGTCGGTTTGTGCGTGAACCTGCTGGGCTCCAATGTAAATCGGGTTGGCGGAAGCTTCCATACCCTGGCCCGGGGTGTGCTGCAGAGTCGCAGCGCGTTGGAGGCGGTGTGGTCGGTGACCGGTTCCGAACGTGGCGGGTCCGGCAACTACGTCATCGGCAGCAGCTCAGGGGAGATCGTCGACCTGGAATACAGTCCGTCCGGCTACACCCTGCATTTCCCCGATCACGGTTACGTGGCACACGCCAATCACTTCCTCGGCAAGCAGGCCGGTGTGCTGGATCGAACGCAGATTCTGCGGAACATCTCACCGGGCAGCTACTTTCGCCAAGCGCGTGCGGAGCACCTGCTCTCCGACGCGGTATCGAGCACCGGAATCAACGTCAAGGAGATCCAATCGATCCTGGGCGATCACCAAGGAGAACCCGAGGGCATCTGCCGGCACGGGGGACCCGTCGGCACGCATCAGGTGCTTGGCCGCACCAACGTGTCCGTGGTGATGGATCTGACCGATCTGACGATGTACCTGGGGCACGGCTTCGGATGCTCGGCCGCCATCGAGCAGTATCAGCTCACCGCCGCACAGTTCAGCAAGGTGTGA
- a CDS encoding sulfite exporter TauE/SafE family protein, which produces MSPLTAVLAMLAGFAAGVMNAVVGAGTLITFPTLLAAGVPPVTANASNCIGLIAGSASGAIGFRRWLPRHRRLLVTLSVAVAIGAVLGGALLVLAPSDVFATVAPYLIAIGCILMYVPSRSLTRDDDGQPSNRSLWRLHIPLGATGIYGGYFGAAQGVIMLGVLKFAYSDDPREANAIKNLLGMVANTTAGVFYALLAPVDWVVVLLITAGSVLGGVVGAKVGRRLSARALRLVVLVVAVSAIVTLV; this is translated from the coding sequence GTGAGTCCTCTGACCGCGGTGCTGGCGATGCTGGCCGGATTCGCCGCAGGAGTGATGAACGCCGTCGTCGGTGCCGGCACCCTGATCACGTTTCCGACGCTGCTGGCCGCGGGTGTCCCGCCGGTGACAGCCAACGCCTCCAACTGCATCGGGTTGATCGCCGGCTCGGCATCCGGGGCGATCGGGTTCCGCCGGTGGCTGCCGCGGCATCGACGACTGCTGGTGACCCTGAGTGTGGCGGTGGCGATCGGGGCGGTGCTGGGCGGGGCATTGCTGGTGCTCGCACCGTCTGATGTGTTCGCGACCGTGGCGCCGTATCTGATCGCGATCGGCTGCATCCTGATGTACGTACCGTCGCGCAGCCTCACCCGGGATGACGACGGCCAGCCGTCGAACCGATCGCTGTGGCGGTTGCATATTCCGCTGGGAGCCACGGGAATCTACGGCGGCTACTTCGGTGCGGCGCAGGGTGTCATCATGCTCGGGGTGCTCAAGTTCGCGTACTCCGACGATCCACGGGAAGCCAACGCGATCAAGAACCTGCTCGGCATGGTCGCCAACACTACGGCCGGGGTTTTCTATGCCCTGCTGGCTCCGGTCGACTGGGTGGTGGTGCTGCTGATCACGGCGGGCTCGGTGTTGGGTGGCGTGGTCGGAGCCAAAGTGGGCCGGCGGCTCTCGGCGCGGGCGTTGCGTCTGGTGGTGCTGGTGGTGGCGGTGAGTGCGATTGTGACGCTGGTCTGA
- a CDS encoding ABC transporter permease, with translation MREALRTVAWTLASLAIFVTVWWILSMTLFNPALVPPPQQVAARAWELVSTGRIWPDVLASLRRVYVGLIAGSVVGVVMGILIGQVKVIERLLDPVMQLMRNLSPTAMIPISIVWFGIGENSKYFLVFWGVVFFVTVNTIAGVAGTPRTRVRAARCFGASEGVIFFRIVLPSAVPYIAAGVRLGVASAFMTIVPAELLAAQRGVGALLQQSSLQGQTDRMFVALAVISLMGFLSDRLVKYLFENVWGRYTRYQSDL, from the coding sequence ATGCGTGAAGCACTGCGAACGGTCGCATGGACGCTCGCCTCGTTGGCCATCTTCGTCACCGTCTGGTGGATCCTGTCGATGACGCTGTTCAACCCGGCCCTCGTGCCGCCGCCGCAGCAGGTGGCCGCACGGGCATGGGAGTTGGTCAGCACCGGCCGCATCTGGCCCGACGTACTCGCCTCGCTGCGCCGGGTGTACGTCGGACTGATCGCAGGCAGCGTCGTCGGCGTGGTGATGGGCATCCTCATCGGTCAGGTCAAAGTCATTGAGCGACTGCTTGATCCGGTCATGCAGCTGATGCGTAACCTGTCGCCGACGGCGATGATCCCGATCTCGATCGTGTGGTTCGGGATCGGTGAGAACTCCAAGTACTTCCTGGTGTTCTGGGGCGTGGTGTTCTTCGTGACGGTGAACACCATCGCCGGGGTGGCGGGCACGCCCCGCACCCGGGTTCGGGCCGCCCGCTGTTTCGGAGCCTCCGAGGGAGTCATCTTCTTCCGGATCGTGCTGCCCTCGGCGGTGCCCTACATTGCCGCCGGAGTGCGCCTCGGAGTGGCCTCGGCCTTCATGACCATCGTTCCCGCCGAGCTGTTGGCGGCCCAACGGGGTGTCGGTGCGCTGCTACAGCAGTCGTCGCTGCAGGGACAAACGGATCGAATGTTCGTCGCATTGGCGGTGATCTCGCTGATGGGATTCCTGTCGGATCGGTTGGTCAAGTACCTCTTCGAGAACGTGTGGGGCCGCTACACGCGCTACCAGTCCGATCTCTGA
- a CDS encoding cutinase family protein — translation MLSRRIGAWALMAAGIALVVPARLPVASAAECPDAEVVFARGTDEPAGLGRVGTAFVDALRKQAAGLEIDAYAVDYKAGKLQLSGGDGAKDAIAHIKSTVSSCSNTKIVLGGYSQGASVVNIAAGNQLGGITWADPLPAQYANNVAAIVTFGDIATRTGEALSTRSNLFGSKAIDLCNPSDPICHAGQGNEWSGHTDGYVPVYTTQAAVFAAAKLRAGSGRSVPGYGTVPEYGPGYGPGYGSGNGQGYGPLYGPATPGYDPESPTHGPPPGYVPAPPGYVPETPGYELPGPSAAEPSAEVGLVSAVG, via the coding sequence ATGCTTTCTCGCCGGATCGGTGCTTGGGCGCTGATGGCCGCAGGCATCGCGCTCGTCGTCCCGGCCAGGCTGCCGGTGGCGTCCGCCGCTGAGTGCCCGGATGCCGAGGTGGTCTTCGCGCGCGGCACCGACGAGCCGGCCGGCCTAGGCCGTGTGGGCACCGCCTTCGTCGACGCGCTGCGCAAGCAGGCCGCAGGCCTGGAGATCGACGCTTACGCGGTGGACTACAAGGCAGGCAAGCTGCAGTTGAGCGGCGGGGACGGCGCGAAAGACGCGATCGCTCACATCAAATCCACGGTCTCGTCCTGCTCGAACACCAAGATCGTGCTGGGCGGCTACTCGCAGGGCGCGAGCGTGGTCAACATCGCGGCCGGAAACCAACTGGGCGGCATCACCTGGGCCGATCCGCTGCCGGCGCAGTACGCGAACAACGTCGCGGCGATCGTCACGTTCGGCGACATCGCCACCCGCACAGGGGAGGCATTGTCGACTCGCAGCAACTTGTTCGGTTCCAAGGCCATCGATCTGTGCAACCCCAGCGACCCGATCTGCCATGCGGGTCAGGGCAACGAGTGGAGCGGACACACCGATGGTTACGTCCCCGTGTACACCACCCAGGCGGCGGTGTTCGCGGCGGCCAAGCTGCGGGCCGGCTCCGGCCGTTCGGTGCCGGGATACGGCACGGTGCCGGAATACGGGCCTGGCTATGGACCTGGCTATGGATCCGGCAACGGGCAGGGGTACGGGCCCCTGTACGGGCCCGCGACCCCGGGGTACGACCCGGAGTCGCCGACGCACGGTCCGCCCCCGGGATACGTCCCGGCGCCGCCTGGGTATGTGCCTGAGACCCCCGGCTACGAGCTGCCCGGGCCGTCGGCGGCCGAACCTTCGGCCGAGGTGGGGTTGGTCTCCGCAGTCGGCTGA
- a CDS encoding P1 family peptidase, whose product MGRARDYDIIIGDLQTGPLNAITDVDGVRVGHTTLVSGSGPRNPGNGPVRTGVTVVIPREEPWNRPLFAAPHRLNGNGELTGQHWVAESGQLTSYIGLTNTHSVGVVRDALIAHEKSVRGDEFFFSLPVVGETCDGILNDLNGFHVRPEHVAEAIENATDGPVEEGAVGGGTGMVAHGYKGGIGTSSRVVGDHTVGVLVQANHGARERLMIDGVPVGRLLPPPPTPVIMPGQPPEGTGSIIVLVATDAPLIPTQCARLAQRAALGIARTGGAGENGSGDIAFCFATGNGFVGDFAAEPGPDVAQINMLANRLIDGLFYATVEATEEAIINAMFAAETMEGPEGLVVHALPRDETAELVKRYRSMVVG is encoded by the coding sequence TTGGGCCGTGCGCGTGACTACGACATCATCATCGGAGATCTGCAGACCGGACCACTCAATGCGATCACCGACGTCGACGGGGTGCGTGTGGGGCATACGACGTTGGTGTCCGGTTCGGGACCGCGAAATCCGGGCAACGGCCCGGTACGCACCGGTGTCACCGTCGTCATCCCGCGCGAGGAGCCGTGGAACCGGCCGCTGTTCGCCGCTCCGCACCGGCTCAACGGCAACGGTGAACTCACCGGGCAGCACTGGGTCGCCGAATCCGGGCAGCTCACCAGCTATATCGGCCTGACCAACACGCACAGCGTCGGCGTGGTGCGCGACGCGCTCATCGCCCATGAGAAGAGCGTCCGCGGCGACGAGTTCTTCTTCTCCCTACCGGTGGTCGGTGAAACGTGCGACGGCATTCTCAACGACCTGAACGGCTTCCACGTCCGGCCCGAGCATGTGGCGGAGGCCATCGAGAACGCGACCGACGGCCCTGTCGAAGAGGGCGCGGTGGGCGGCGGCACCGGCATGGTCGCGCACGGCTACAAGGGCGGCATCGGGACGTCGTCGCGAGTGGTCGGCGACCACACCGTCGGCGTGCTGGTGCAGGCCAATCACGGTGCACGCGAGCGCCTGATGATCGACGGTGTGCCGGTGGGTCGGCTGTTGCCGCCACCGCCGACGCCGGTGATCATGCCGGGCCAACCGCCCGAGGGCACCGGTTCGATCATCGTGCTCGTCGCCACCGACGCACCCTTGATTCCGACCCAGTGCGCCCGATTGGCGCAGCGCGCCGCGCTCGGTATCGCCCGCACCGGCGGCGCGGGCGAGAACGGCAGCGGTGACATCGCGTTCTGCTTCGCCACCGGCAACGGTTTCGTCGGCGACTTCGCCGCCGAACCCGGACCGGACGTGGCCCAGATCAACATGCTGGCCAACCGGCTGATCGACGGCTTGTTCTACGCGACGGTCGAGGCGACCGAGGAAGCGATCATCAACGCGATGTTCGCCGCGGAGACCATGGAGGGGCCAGAGGGGCTGGTGGTGCATGCCCTGCCGCGGGACGAGACCGCTGAACTGGTCAAACGGTACCGATCCATGGTTGTCGGCTAG
- a CDS encoding selenium-binding protein SBP56-related protein has translation MPTDPTFYRSPGHAVAADSEQLAYVVAFDPTGRKLDALAAVDCEPGSPDFGKVVGWTELPIAGGELHHFGWSACSSALCHDGHGGNHGALERRYLLVPGLRSSATYVLDTKPDPRHPMITHTIDATELAAKAGYSRPHTVHCGPDGIFMSALGGANGADGPGGVALIDHNTFEVIGPWEIDRGPQLFAYDVWWHRDFDTVITSEWAAPSMIEDGLDPADLLGHRFGHHVDFWSMSERKLTQRVDLGEQHQMVLELRPAHHPSHPWGFVNSVISTEDLSASVWLWHKDGEQWAVDEVINIPAEPADADELPPLLRSFAAAPPLVSDIDLSVDDRWLYVSCWGTGELKQFDVSDPFHPRETASVRLGGMVRHEPHPAAPDLALAGGPQMVEISRDGRRVYLTNSLYSAWDDTFYPDGVGAWMIKLDADVTAGGLVPDDRFFLHGEDFRGLRVHQVRLQGGDASSDSYCYPS, from the coding sequence ATGCCCACCGATCCGACGTTCTACCGCAGCCCCGGGCACGCAGTCGCGGCCGATTCCGAACAACTCGCCTATGTGGTGGCCTTCGACCCGACCGGCCGAAAGCTCGACGCGCTCGCCGCGGTCGATTGCGAGCCAGGATCCCCGGATTTCGGGAAGGTGGTCGGCTGGACCGAACTGCCGATAGCTGGTGGCGAGCTACACCACTTCGGCTGGAGCGCATGCTCCAGCGCGCTCTGCCATGACGGGCACGGTGGCAACCATGGAGCGCTGGAGCGGCGCTACCTGCTGGTGCCGGGACTGCGCTCGTCGGCCACATACGTCCTGGACACCAAGCCCGACCCTCGCCATCCGATGATCACCCACACGATCGATGCGACCGAACTGGCCGCCAAGGCCGGCTATTCGCGTCCGCACACGGTGCACTGCGGACCCGACGGCATCTTCATGTCCGCGCTGGGCGGCGCCAACGGCGCTGACGGTCCCGGCGGCGTCGCACTCATCGACCACAACACGTTCGAGGTCATCGGTCCGTGGGAAATCGACCGCGGGCCGCAGCTTTTCGCCTACGACGTCTGGTGGCACCGCGATTTCGACACCGTGATCACCTCGGAATGGGCTGCGCCGTCGATGATCGAGGACGGGCTCGATCCGGCGGATCTGCTGGGCCACAGGTTCGGACACCACGTGGACTTCTGGAGTATGTCCGAACGGAAACTGACCCAGCGCGTCGACCTCGGCGAACAGCACCAGATGGTGCTCGAACTGCGCCCCGCGCACCACCCCTCGCACCCATGGGGATTCGTCAACTCGGTGATCAGCACCGAGGATCTGTCCGCCTCGGTGTGGCTGTGGCACAAGGACGGCGAACAGTGGGCAGTCGACGAGGTGATCAACATCCCCGCCGAACCCGCCGACGCTGACGAGCTACCGCCGCTGTTGCGCTCGTTCGCCGCCGCTCCCCCGCTGGTCTCCGACATCGACCTGTCGGTCGACGATCGCTGGCTCTACGTATCCTGCTGGGGCACCGGCGAACTCAAGCAGTTCGACGTGAGTGATCCGTTCCATCCGCGCGAGACGGCTTCGGTGCGCCTCGGCGGGATGGTCCGACATGAACCACACCCGGCCGCTCCCGATCTGGCTCTGGCGGGCGGACCACAAATGGTGGAGATCAGCCGCGACGGCCGACGCGTGTACCTCACCAACTCGCTGTACTCGGCGTGGGACGACACGTTCTACCCCGACGGCGTCGGCGCATGGATGATCAAGCTCGACGCCGACGTCACCGCGGGCGGCCTCGTACCGGACGACCGATTCTTCTTACACGGCGAAGATTTCCGCGGGCTGCGGGTGCACCAGGTCCGGCTGCAGGGCGGTGATGCGTCGAGCGACTCGTACTGCTACCCGAGCTGA
- a CDS encoding ABC transporter substrate-binding protein — MKKFATVVVTVLIAASATACGADDGGEDGATQLLLLSQQTPFTAPSYFAEKLGYYDEANLDVEIRAFPTGTTALEAWKSGIGDVVYSGAQPALLNYGNTDGTNYRMIQIATRSEPALILMANRSITSAKDLEGKKIATRIGSTSEWWLQRYLAHNKVDTSKVEIINLDSQQMPPALEIGDIDAFALYQPVGWQSQAVSGDKVHQLADATEVPGVSDLTSYGVRPEMIEQNPEAAKAFVEATKRGADYVVAHPEEVGEFYATEFGANNEDTVRTIALFDFNPAFDEDAVSMMQDLVDWSVEHGALTAGFDINDVIWTEAAGQ, encoded by the coding sequence ATGAAGAAGTTCGCAACCGTGGTGGTGACGGTGCTGATCGCGGCATCGGCAACTGCGTGCGGCGCAGACGACGGCGGTGAGGACGGCGCGACACAGCTGCTGCTGCTTTCGCAGCAGACCCCGTTCACTGCGCCGTCGTACTTCGCCGAGAAGCTCGGCTACTACGACGAGGCCAATCTCGACGTGGAGATTCGCGCCTTCCCGACGGGCACCACGGCGCTGGAGGCGTGGAAGTCCGGCATCGGTGACGTGGTGTATTCCGGTGCGCAACCGGCACTGTTGAACTACGGCAACACCGATGGCACCAACTACCGGATGATCCAGATCGCCACCCGCAGTGAGCCGGCTCTGATCCTGATGGCCAACCGATCCATCACCAGCGCCAAGGACCTGGAGGGCAAGAAGATCGCCACCCGGATCGGTTCCACCTCCGAATGGTGGCTGCAGCGCTACCTCGCCCACAACAAGGTGGACACCAGCAAGGTGGAGATCATCAACCTCGATTCGCAACAGATGCCACCGGCGCTGGAGATCGGCGACATCGATGCGTTCGCGCTTTATCAGCCCGTCGGATGGCAGTCCCAGGCGGTGTCGGGTGACAAGGTCCATCAACTCGCGGACGCCACCGAGGTGCCGGGAGTGTCGGATCTGACCTCCTACGGGGTGCGACCGGAAATGATCGAGCAGAACCCGGAAGCGGCCAAGGCGTTCGTCGAGGCCACCAAGCGGGGAGCCGATTACGTGGTGGCGCATCCGGAGGAGGTCGGCGAGTTCTATGCCACCGAGTTCGGCGCCAACAACGAAGACACCGTGCGCACCATCGCCCTGTTCGACTTCAATCCGGCTTTCGACGAGGACGCGGTGTCGATGATGCAGGACCTGGTCGACTGGTCGGTTGAACACGGCGCGCTGACGGCGGGTTTCGACATCAACGACGTGATCTGGACCGAGGCCGCCGGCCAGTAG
- a CDS encoding fumarylacetoacetate hydrolase family protein, with protein sequence MKLTTFAAADGRTVVGIHRGDTIDVVGVDNMRELIKLTRGNPAEIERRVTGSVPAAGGRLLAPIKPTKLIHTAGNFKEHEDESKRVGWSHNVGPWIVFMQNVDAIVGPEDGIRYPDHLTKELDYELELSVVINQDVGEFAPEDAMNYVAGYVIFNDVTARDIQRDEMKSGVFGFCKGIDSFCPIGPWIVTADEIPNPHDLKMELRVNGEPRQESHSSRMWTTIPEILARYSPLGYSAGDIVTTGTVSGVAGFRVDAEDYYLRVGDSVECEVEKIGVLRNTVVPWNGTAEAS encoded by the coding sequence ATGAAACTGACGACTTTTGCCGCCGCCGATGGACGAACCGTGGTCGGTATCCACCGCGGGGACACGATTGATGTGGTTGGCGTGGACAATATGCGCGAGCTCATCAAGCTGACCCGCGGTAACCCGGCCGAGATCGAGAGGCGGGTGACCGGCAGTGTGCCCGCCGCCGGGGGCCGACTGCTCGCGCCGATCAAACCGACCAAGCTGATCCACACGGCCGGCAACTTCAAAGAGCACGAGGACGAGTCCAAGCGGGTCGGGTGGAGCCACAATGTGGGTCCGTGGATCGTGTTCATGCAGAACGTCGATGCGATCGTCGGGCCGGAGGACGGGATCCGCTACCCGGATCACCTGACCAAGGAACTCGACTACGAACTCGAGCTCTCTGTCGTCATCAATCAAGATGTCGGCGAGTTCGCCCCCGAGGACGCGATGAACTACGTGGCCGGATACGTCATCTTCAACGACGTCACGGCACGCGACATCCAAAGGGATGAAATGAAATCCGGTGTCTTCGGCTTCTGCAAGGGAATCGACTCGTTCTGCCCGATCGGCCCCTGGATCGTCACCGCCGACGAGATCCCGAACCCGCACGATCTGAAGATGGAGTTGCGGGTCAACGGCGAGCCGCGCCAGGAATCGCACTCGAGCCGGATGTGGACCACCATCCCCGAAATCCTGGCCCGTTACTCGCCGTTGGGCTACAGCGCCGGTGACATCGTGACCACCGGCACCGTGTCCGGGGTGGCGGGTTTCCGCGTCGATGCCGAGGACTACTACCTGCGGGTCGGCGACTCCGTCGAGTGCGAGGTCGAGAAGATCGGCGTGCTACGCAACACCGTGGTTCCGTGGAACGGTACCGCCGAGGCGTCATGA
- a CDS encoding ABC transporter ATP-binding protein has product MNVGRDTGGDTKRQKQSGEQFILRADRVTKRFSVKNNHNDVLSECSVDIREGEFVSLLGPSGCGKSTLLNMLAGFDLPDSGGVEFQGEPINGPSPQRVMCFQDSLQALLPWRTVQANVEFALSLAHVPRSDWPARVDELLTMVGLDRHRDSIPPQLSGGMRQKLQLARALSVDPAVLLMDEPFGALDAITREVMQRELLRIWAGSGKTVVFVTHDVGEAVLLSDTVYVMSTGPRAKIKHRFDIPADRPRSTTDPELSTLIDTIGRSLGSAAHA; this is encoded by the coding sequence ATGAACGTCGGTCGCGATACGGGCGGCGACACCAAGCGGCAGAAACAATCCGGCGAGCAGTTCATCCTGCGGGCCGATCGGGTGACGAAGCGTTTTTCGGTCAAGAACAATCACAATGACGTGCTGTCGGAATGCTCCGTCGATATACGGGAGGGAGAATTTGTCAGCCTGCTCGGACCGTCGGGTTGCGGCAAGTCGACCCTGCTGAACATGCTAGCCGGTTTCGATCTGCCCGATTCGGGTGGCGTCGAATTCCAGGGCGAACCGATCAACGGGCCCTCACCGCAACGCGTCATGTGCTTTCAGGACTCGTTGCAGGCACTGTTGCCCTGGCGCACGGTGCAGGCCAACGTCGAGTTCGCGCTGTCCCTGGCGCATGTCCCACGCTCGGATTGGCCCGCCCGGGTGGATGAACTGCTGACCATGGTCGGGCTCGACCGGCACCGCGACTCCATTCCCCCGCAGCTGTCCGGGGGTATGCGCCAGAAGCTGCAACTGGCCCGGGCGCTGTCGGTCGATCCGGCGGTGCTGCTGATGGACGAGCCGTTCGGTGCGTTGGACGCGATCACCCGAGAGGTGATGCAGCGCGAATTGTTGCGGATCTGGGCGGGAAGCGGAAAGACCGTCGTGTTCGTCACCCACGATGTCGGCGAGGCAGTGCTGCTCTCGGACACCGTCTATGTGATGAGCACCGGGCCCCGCGCCAAGATCAAGCACCGCTTCGACATTCCGGCGGACCGGCCACGAAGCACCACCGATCCCGAGCTGTCGACGCTGATCGACACCATCGGCCGGTCGTTGGGGAGTGCCGCCCATGCGTGA
- a CDS encoding M20/M25/M40 family metallo-hydrolase: MEFDFEKFADLIDESLIVDLAKRVIETPSPTGEEYDLAVLLKEVYGDLGLESELQTLYSDGDVDRVNVAARWRGNGTGPHVLFSGHLDSSVRGDEPWLIGDGWKNTPVVDDRIIWGNGIFNMKGAFVCYAAMMDAMRRAGVSFAGDVVIAGTCGEIELGSVDEFTGRRYDSQGVGLRYLLQHGYVADFHILGEPTGLVPHVGHMGSTWAKITTSGSFTHSAWADRSTSAIDEMWTLRHELNDWVADYRKNFVFQGVAPQVNFAAIRGGHPWRAARTANTCSMYVDIRFPPNVFPIDVQRDFTSRVTEIAAKHLRGDARVDWYMSRPGALVSPSSLVVERMVDAHNQAAGEDLGPVFGPPWCSDAIDSNRLGIPTVLYGLGRTRVDDSASPNASGDPRSANGEYVCIDDMVTAAKAYGAACAGLMGLDIDEVHRTRQPMPSVEL; this comes from the coding sequence GTGGAGTTCGATTTCGAGAAATTCGCCGATCTGATCGACGAATCGCTGATTGTCGACCTGGCCAAACGTGTCATCGAAACCCCCAGCCCCACCGGGGAAGAATACGACCTCGCCGTGCTGCTGAAGGAGGTCTACGGCGATCTGGGCCTGGAATCCGAGCTGCAGACGCTCTACAGCGACGGCGACGTGGACCGGGTCAACGTCGCAGCACGGTGGCGCGGGAACGGCACCGGACCACACGTGCTGTTCAGCGGTCACCTGGACAGTTCGGTGCGCGGTGATGAGCCGTGGCTGATCGGCGACGGCTGGAAGAACACACCCGTCGTCGACGACAGGATCATCTGGGGCAACGGCATCTTCAACATGAAAGGCGCCTTCGTCTGCTACGCCGCAATGATGGATGCGATGCGCCGCGCCGGCGTTTCCTTCGCCGGCGACGTGGTGATCGCCGGCACCTGCGGTGAGATCGAACTCGGGTCGGTCGACGAGTTCACCGGCCGCCGCTACGACAGCCAGGGCGTGGGACTTCGATACCTGTTGCAGCACGGGTATGTGGCGGATTTCCACATCCTGGGCGAACCGACGGGGCTGGTGCCTCACGTCGGGCACATGGGTTCGACGTGGGCCAAGATCACCACCTCGGGGTCGTTCACCCACAGCGCCTGGGCGGACCGCTCGACCAGCGCGATCGACGAGATGTGGACACTGCGGCATGAACTCAACGACTGGGTCGCGGACTATCGCAAGAACTTCGTGTTCCAGGGCGTGGCGCCGCAGGTGAACTTCGCCGCGATCCGCGGCGGGCACCCGTGGCGGGCCGCCCGCACCGCGAACACCTGCAGCATGTACGTCGACATCCGCTTCCCCCCGAACGTCTTCCCCATCGACGTCCAACGCGACTTCACCTCCCGGGTCACCGAGATCGCGGCCAAACATCTGCGCGGCGACGCCCGGGTGGACTGGTACATGTCGCGGCCGGGTGCTCTGGTCAGCCCGAGCAGCCTGGTCGTCGAGCGCATGGTCGACGCCCACAATCAGGCGGCCGGTGAGGATCTGGGGCCGGTGTTCGGGCCACCGTGGTGCTCGGATGCCATCGATTCGAACCGGCTGGGCATCCCCACCGTGCTCTACGGGTTGGGCCGTACCCGCGTCGATGACAGCGCCTCACCCAATGCCAGCGGTGATCCCCGCAGCGCCAACGGTGAGTACGTCTGCATCGACGACATGGTGACGGCGGCCAAGGCCTACGGCGCGGCCTGCGCCGGCCTGATGGGCCTGGACATCGACGAGGTGCACCGCACCCGTCAACCGATGCCCAGCGTGGAGCTGTGA